A stretch of Heterodontus francisci isolate sHetFra1 chromosome 1, sHetFra1.hap1, whole genome shotgun sequence DNA encodes these proteins:
- the foxi2 gene encoding forkhead box protein I2 has product MNSVGLHDHQHSSSPHLRPKAAQEFSEMAVYCDNFNMYHQQNLHSSQRPANYPLGEYHSPANPYLWLNGPGVNASPPYLHGNNSAPFVPPSYGGPKQLLAASPGFAGSELGWLSISSQEELLKLVRPPYSYSALIAMAIQNAPEKKLTLSQIYQYVAENFPFYKKSKAGWQNSIRHNLSLNDCFKKVPRDEDDPGKGNYWTLDPNCEKMFDNGNFRRKRKRRTDSNSALAGSLAAKSQDNPPTPDLKMTQSPPLVLETTSPDLDHSRGSTEDPKPSTPSSSPCLNSFFNSMAAIGNGPISRQVSMGLVNDLPQRNVAALASYSSNSSLSSQEATEVTDTFHLNRTGYYNSFSGAQPNQFNSHFYNSFSVNSLIYPREGTEV; this is encoded by the exons ATGAACTCTGTTGGTTTGCATGATCACCAGCATTCGAGCTCCCCCCATCTCCGACCTAAAGCTGCCCAGGAGTTCTCCGAGATGGCAGTCTACTGTGATAACTTCAACATGTACCATCAGCAGAACCTGCACAGTTCTCAGAGGCCGGCTAACTACCCCCTGGGGGAGTACCACAGCCCCGCCAACCCTTACCTGTGGCTCAACGGGCCGGGGGTCAACGCGTCGCCGCCTTACCTGCACGGGAATAACTCGGCGCCCTTCGTGCCCCCTTCCTACGGGGGTCCGAAGCAGCTCCTGGCCGCTTCTCCGGGTTTCGCCGGCAGCGAGCTGGGCTGGTTGTCCATCAGCAGCCAGGAGGAGCTGCTCAAGTTGGTCAGACCCCCTTACTCCTACTCTGCCCTCATTGCCATGGCCATCCAGAACGCCCCCGAGAAGAAGCTGACTTTGAGCCAGATCTACCAGTACGTGGCCGAGAACTTCCCCTTCTACAAGAAGAGTAAAGCGGGCTGGCAGAACTCTATCAGGCACAACCTCTCCTTAAACGACTGCTTTAAGAAGGTGCCGAGGGACGAGGACGATCCAG GAAAAGGGAATTACTGGACTCTGGACCCCAACTGCGAAAAGATGTTCGACAATGGGAACTTCCGCAGAAAGAGAAAGCGGAGAACTGACTCCAACTCGGCCCTGGCGGGCTCTCTCGCTGCCAAGTCCCAGGACAATCCACCAACGCCCGACCTGAAAATGACCCAGAGTCCGCCGCTGGTGCTCGAAACCACCTCACCAGATCTggatcactcccggggatccaccgAGGACCCGAAACCTTCCACACCCTCGTCCAGCCCTTGTCTGAACAGTTTCTTCAACAGCATGGCAGCCATCGGCAATGGACCCATCAGTAGACAAGTGTCGATGGGACTTGTCAATGACTTACCTCAAAGGAATGTAGCTGCACTCGCTTCCTACTCCTCCAACAGTAGCTTGTCCTCGCAGGAAGCCACCGAGGTGACGGACACCTTTCACTTAAACCGCACGGGTTACTACAACTCCTTCTCGGGGGCTCAGCCAAACCAATTCAACAGTCACTTCTACAATAGCTTCAGCGTCAACAGTTTAATTTATCCCAGAGAAGGCACGGAGGTCTAA